In one Flammeovirga yaeyamensis genomic region, the following are encoded:
- a CDS encoding FecR family protein, with the protein MNKYKDYKAADFLQEEGFVSWLKEPLGEDKDAQFWNDWVSHHPEYYDEIQKAKKMYLKIVEPEFEDFEVVRAKDRVKDRLKSSIIQHQVGHTNEMNEKASLGVWKNVTRYAAAVAVIIGTIGWFNSSEISQFFDTNLVSIENNRSHSTTVLLSDGSSVVLSPNSTLKYPKTFDNDLRKVYLEGEGFFEIAKNKKKPFIVSSENVTTRVVGTSFSIKDFSDGENSMVSVVTGKVAVFTEEASDKDILSGVTKGEILIENQALRLNNASKQVTMMDNADHISSTFTFVDAPVTYVVDVLEKFYGVEIIMDRSKLGSCQLNATLLDMSFQDKIKVICQAMGYSYRMEKNTVILSGQGCP; encoded by the coding sequence ATGAATAAGTACAAAGATTATAAAGCGGCGGACTTCCTACAAGAGGAAGGATTTGTAAGTTGGTTGAAGGAGCCCTTAGGTGAAGATAAGGACGCTCAGTTCTGGAACGATTGGGTGAGTCATCATCCTGAATATTATGATGAGATACAGAAAGCGAAAAAAATGTACCTCAAAATAGTAGAGCCGGAATTCGAAGACTTCGAAGTGGTGAGAGCGAAAGATAGAGTAAAAGATCGATTAAAATCATCGATTATTCAACATCAAGTAGGTCATACAAATGAAATGAATGAAAAAGCTTCTTTAGGAGTTTGGAAAAACGTGACAAGATATGCCGCCGCTGTCGCAGTAATTATTGGTACTATAGGATGGTTTAATTCATCCGAAATTTCGCAATTCTTTGATACTAATTTAGTAAGTATCGAAAACAATAGGAGTCATTCCACAACTGTGTTACTATCAGATGGCAGTTCAGTAGTATTATCGCCAAATAGTACGCTGAAGTACCCTAAAACCTTCGATAATGACCTTCGAAAGGTGTATTTAGAAGGTGAGGGATTTTTTGAAATTGCCAAAAATAAAAAGAAACCATTCATCGTATCTTCAGAAAATGTAACTACTCGAGTAGTAGGAACAAGTTTTAGTATCAAGGACTTTTCTGATGGTGAAAACTCTATGGTGTCAGTCGTGACAGGTAAAGTAGCCGTTTTCACAGAAGAAGCTTCGGATAAAGATATCTTATCTGGAGTGACTAAAGGAGAAATCTTAATCGAAAATCAAGCACTTCGATTGAACAATGCCTCTAAACAAGTAACGATGATGGACAATGCCGATCACATCTCATCAACATTTACTTTTGTAGATGCACCTGTGACTTACGTGGTCGATGTACTTGAAAAATTTTATGGTGTAGAAATCATCATGGATAGATCGAAATTGGGATCATGTCAGCTAAATGCGACCTTACTTGACATGTCTTTCCAAGATAAAATTAAAGTGATCTGCCAAGCCATGGGATATTCTTACAGAATGGAGAAAAATACAGTAATACTCTCTGGGCAAGGTTGTCCATAA
- a CDS encoding SMI1/KNR4 family protein produces MMLLNILVEIINVFKEKRMIFKKKNEFGVLSSDRIKEFEAKYNFHLPEAYTNMLLNSNGGFLKKNIFKNNESTEEYYLFVLYGLDTMKSIFNLENKIEIFKERIPKPSIYLPIGDDHGGNLFLLNLINKKIYFWDHNTGYKREKKLEFVAESLNYFLSNLELSISKLDKKPNVIIKDGKFIID; encoded by the coding sequence ATGATGCTGTTAAATATACTGGTAGAAATAATTAATGTATTTAAAGAAAAAAGAATGATTTTTAAGAAGAAGAATGAGTTTGGGGTATTGTCCTCAGATAGAATCAAAGAGTTTGAAGCTAAATATAATTTTCATCTTCCAGAAGCTTACACAAATATGCTTTTAAATTCAAATGGTGGATTTTTAAAGAAAAACATATTTAAAAATAACGAAAGTACTGAAGAATACTATTTATTTGTTCTATATGGTTTAGATACAATGAAAAGTATTTTTAACCTTGAAAATAAGATTGAAATTTTTAAAGAAAGGATCCCAAAGCCATCGATCTATTTACCGATAGGAGATGATCACGGAGGTAATTTATTTTTACTTAATCTAATAAATAAAAAAATATATTTCTGGGATCATAATACAGGATATAAAAGAGAAAAAAAATTAGAATTTGTTGCTGAATCTTTAAATTATTTTTTATCTAATTTAGAATTATCTATTTCTAAATTAGATAAAAAACCAAATGTTATAATTAAGGACGGTAAATTTATCATTGATTAA
- a CDS encoding SusC/RagA family TonB-linked outer membrane protein, translated as MKKIPKPDMKRYSFIRLAFHCLCFLSFISLFGLSNHLNAQTVAANKITLTIKNQSLKQVITDLKEKTNYDFIYVSHLFDNYNNINFSCSEASIEEVLTQLLSNKPIKFAIENNKVIFSRDDTKVISEEEPEQESKKVKVFGVVTDDTGMTVPGANVIIKGTTIGASTDFEGKFTMLVDKFNYLMISAIGYKTQEFRVGNRTSFNVQLVREVTALEEVLVVGYGTQKKADIIGSVSSVKGDALEVTQNPSFEASLQGMAAGVSVQTSGGAPGARTVIKIRGTGSINSSTDPLWVIDGMPVYSNPYGLGSSGQSPMSLINPNDIESIEVLKDAAATSIYGSRGSNGVILVTTKSGKKGTGYTSFSHSTGFSQLTRTPQDLGYSNTNDWFGIMDEAYQNTYSRNFKTSDHYRFSPFATTKIDREDAEKINTDWFNELFRPGVYHDYNLSSSRGFDDLALYISANYRNDKGVQNHNNFERFGLLSNLDFKPGGDRLKFGAKINIAYTNNERRESGTTSVITYALPWFPVQDPNNPTNYYNPYTGSNPVAMNDPRNTLNNVKQYRGLAGLYLDYKIPGVDGLSFRSELSTDILQSNVVEWQSKDIYLNGGQEPTSRAREEAVTYSSINVNGFLTYQKTFEKHDFNIVGGLETQQMSQYSRVLQGEGLTGIYQELGNPNVMTDMYAGLNGERYLMGFFGRFNYKFNNKYLFGISLRRDGTSAFTADHRWGTFIAASAGWFLSDEPFMDFLGDDVTLKLRGSYGETGNQNVQSGLDVINYNGNVSYGGQSIMGVNGTLPINLAVNNLTWETTRSADVGLDFGFLGNKINGSIAYYSRYVDGMLLPVPVPWSAGVSSDNLDFGQGTYDYDKNSIFSNVGDMINSGLELEFYTVNIKKGSFEWRTSFNIALNKNEIISLTPELDDTGKGLIHSNTPSVSRSSRKRKEWYISDWAGVDPSNGVPMIYVVDQNHYNQTGETRRAQNSAGQDSLTYATTTNMEQNRFYQEGKSADPTYYGGITNSFNFKGFDFSFMFTFSGGNYIMDYDRQISTVPNETRMLLSEVRTDSWKKEGDVTKYPQLRARGTYIVDGKPMTGFDNSDVYHNRELYKGDFIRLRNVSLGYNFSDQLCSKLRMKSFRIYVQGTNLWTFTEYPGFDPEGAEFVKFSSSIPQTKSVVIGLNANF; from the coding sequence ATGAAAAAAATTCCAAAACCTGATATGAAACGGTACTCATTTATCAGGCTAGCTTTTCATTGCTTGTGTTTTTTAAGCTTTATAAGCCTTTTCGGTCTCTCTAATCACTTAAATGCACAAACTGTAGCAGCTAATAAAATTACTCTTACTATTAAGAATCAAAGCCTGAAACAAGTTATTACAGATCTTAAAGAAAAAACTAATTATGATTTTATCTATGTGAGTCATTTGTTTGACAACTACAACAATATTAATTTCTCTTGTTCTGAAGCTTCAATTGAAGAGGTACTTACACAATTGTTATCCAACAAACCCATAAAGTTTGCCATTGAGAACAATAAAGTGATTTTCTCTAGAGATGATACAAAAGTGATTTCAGAAGAAGAACCAGAGCAAGAAAGTAAAAAAGTAAAGGTGTTTGGGGTCGTTACTGACGACACTGGAATGACGGTCCCTGGAGCCAACGTAATCATTAAAGGAACAACAATTGGTGCATCTACTGATTTTGAAGGTAAATTCACCATGCTTGTAGATAAATTTAATTACTTAATGATATCGGCTATTGGTTACAAAACTCAAGAGTTTAGAGTAGGCAATAGAACATCATTTAATGTTCAATTAGTAAGGGAAGTAACCGCTTTAGAAGAAGTTCTTGTTGTGGGTTATGGTACACAAAAGAAAGCAGATATTATTGGTTCTGTTTCTTCCGTAAAAGGTGATGCCTTAGAAGTAACTCAAAATCCAAGTTTTGAAGCGAGTTTACAAGGTATGGCCGCAGGTGTATCAGTACAAACTTCTGGTGGTGCTCCAGGTGCTAGAACGGTCATTAAAATTAGAGGTACAGGTTCTATTAACTCTAGTACAGATCCTTTATGGGTAATTGATGGTATGCCGGTGTATAGTAATCCATATGGTTTAGGTAGTTCCGGACAAAGCCCAATGTCTTTGATTAACCCTAATGATATTGAAAGTATAGAAGTATTAAAAGATGCTGCTGCTACATCAATTTATGGATCAAGAGGTTCGAATGGTGTTATCTTAGTGACTACCAAAAGTGGTAAAAAAGGAACAGGTTATACTTCTTTCTCTCATTCAACAGGTTTTTCTCAACTTACTCGAACGCCACAAGATTTAGGTTATTCCAATACCAACGATTGGTTTGGTATTATGGACGAAGCGTATCAGAATACTTATTCAAGGAATTTTAAAACAAGTGACCACTACCGCTTCTCTCCTTTTGCTACCACTAAAATTGATAGAGAAGATGCCGAAAAAATCAATACCGATTGGTTCAATGAACTCTTTAGACCAGGTGTGTATCACGATTACAATTTGTCAAGTTCAAGAGGTTTTGATGACCTAGCACTTTATATTTCAGCAAACTATAGAAACGATAAAGGGGTACAAAATCACAATAATTTTGAGCGCTTTGGTCTTTTATCCAACCTTGATTTTAAACCTGGTGGAGATCGTTTAAAATTCGGAGCGAAAATCAATATTGCTTATACAAATAACGAAAGAAGAGAAAGTGGTACAACAAGTGTGATCACTTATGCATTGCCTTGGTTCCCTGTTCAGGATCCTAACAATCCTACGAACTACTACAACCCCTACACGGGATCCAATCCTGTTGCCATGAATGATCCAAGAAACACATTAAACAATGTGAAGCAATACCGTGGATTGGCAGGTCTTTACTTGGATTATAAAATCCCTGGTGTGGATGGATTATCGTTCCGCTCAGAATTATCTACTGATATCTTACAGAGTAATGTGGTAGAATGGCAGAGTAAAGACATTTATTTAAATGGTGGCCAAGAACCTACTTCTAGGGCTCGTGAAGAAGCAGTCACCTACTCTAGTATTAATGTTAATGGTTTCCTTACTTATCAGAAAACATTTGAAAAACATGATTTTAATATTGTTGGTGGTTTAGAAACTCAACAAATGAGTCAGTATTCTAGAGTGTTACAAGGAGAAGGATTGACCGGTATTTATCAAGAATTAGGTAACCCTAATGTAATGACTGATATGTATGCCGGTTTAAATGGAGAACGTTACTTAATGGGTTTCTTTGGTCGTTTTAATTATAAATTCAACAATAAATATTTATTTGGTATCAGTTTAAGAAGGGATGGAACTTCTGCTTTTACAGCTGACCACCGTTGGGGTACTTTTATAGCTGCTTCTGCAGGATGGTTCTTATCCGACGAACCTTTTATGGACTTTTTAGGTGATGATGTCACTTTAAAACTAAGAGGTAGTTATGGAGAGACGGGTAACCAAAATGTTCAATCGGGATTAGATGTAATTAACTATAACGGAAACGTTTCTTACGGTGGCCAGAGTATTATGGGTGTGAATGGTACATTGCCTATCAACCTCGCCGTGAACAACCTGACTTGGGAAACCACAAGAAGTGCCGACGTTGGTTTGGACTTTGGATTCTTAGGAAATAAAATCAATGGTTCTATTGCTTACTATTCCAGATATGTAGATGGTATGTTACTTCCTGTTCCTGTACCCTGGTCAGCAGGTGTATCGTCGGATAATTTAGATTTTGGACAAGGCACTTACGATTACGATAAAAACTCCATTTTTAGTAATGTGGGTGATATGATCAACTCTGGTTTAGAATTAGAATTCTATACTGTCAATATCAAAAAAGGAAGTTTCGAGTGGAGAACTAGTTTTAATATCGCTTTGAACAAAAACGAAATTATTAGTCTAACTCCAGAATTGGATGATACTGGTAAAGGGTTAATCCACAGTAATACTCCTTCTGTATCTAGATCTAGTAGAAAAAGAAAAGAGTGGTATATTTCTGATTGGGCAGGTGTTGATCCATCAAATGGTGTCCCGATGATCTATGTCGTCGATCAAAATCATTATAATCAAACTGGGGAAACAAGAAGGGCTCAGAACTCAGCTGGTCAAGATAGTTTAACCTATGCCACTACCACTAATATGGAACAAAACAGGTTCTATCAAGAAGGTAAATCTGCAGACCCTACCTATTATGGTGGTATCACCAACTCATTCAATTTTAAAGGTTTTGACTTCAGCTTTATGTTTACGTTCTCAGGTGGTAATTATATTATGGATTATGACCGTCAGATTTCTACAGTGCCTAATGAGACCAGAATGTTATTATCCGAAGTGAGAACGGATTCTTGGAAAAAAGAAGGAGATGTAACAAAATACCCTCAATTAAGAGCAAGAGGTACTTACATTGTTGATGGAAAACCAATGACAGGATTCGATAACTCAGATGTATATCATAATAGAGAACTTTATAAAGGCGATTTTATTCGTTTAAGAAATGTTTCTCTTGGTTATAATTTCTCTGATCAGTTATGCAGTAAACTGAGAATGAAATCATTTAGAATTTATGTACAAGGTACCAACTTATGGACATTTACTGAATATCCAGGCTTTGACCCTGAAGGTGCTGAATTTGTAAAATTCTCTTCATCAATACCTCAAACTAAATCTGTTGTAATTGGACTAAATGCCAACTTCTAA